From the genome of Saccharomyces paradoxus strain CBS432 chromosome XII sequence:
CAACAAGAAATATGAAATTAAAGGGAACAAACCCAAATCTAATTCTAAGGAGAGTGAAAGAACCttgtttatatatttttttttcctatgCTCAACAAGGACAGCTAGATTCATGCAAAAATGTGCCATCGGCATAAGCTGATTCAAAATgagctaaaaaaaaaatagttaGAAAATAAGGTGGTGTTGAAGATAGCAGGTAGATCAAGACACCGTCTAACAGAAAAACGGGCAGCGGACAGTATTATGCAattatgaagaaaagtacTCAAAGGGTCggaaaaatattcaaacGATATTTGCATAAAATCCTCTGCTGAATATTTCATAGTGAAAATACCGTAACAACACAAAATTGTGTTCAAAATTCATAaattattcattttttcacgAGGCTCATCGCACCAAAAGTCAGAAGAGCATAcataatattttaaatgCATAGGTTATGCATTTTGCAAATGGCACCAGGCAACAAAAATATGCGTTTACCGGGCGGAGTCGGGAAGGAAGCCGGAACCACCAAAAACTGGAAGCTACACGTTTGAGGAATGTGTGGGTGCATCGTGCTTATCTCAAGAAATATAAGGTATGGTATAAGGTGCTAGAGCTTTAAGAATAGATAATAAACGCGGGGATGTATACACTGAGAAGAAGTTACTTTTATCTTGGTTGTTTACTTTGTACATCAGATCAGCGGAACGCATGTTCACCCAGTCACACGTTGTTACCCTCACACCAACATGTATGAAACGTTATTTTTAGATATATCATTTGCACGCGTTTTGGCGTGTAGATACATCTCTTTGCATGTGCTCAGGCGTTTTTCCGCTTGAAGActatatattttatattgaGTTTATATGTTTAGGGAAACTGCTTCCTACGTCCTGGTTGTCCCTTCCCGTCTTGATTTAgccttcattttttcaattctggCCTTTAGGGTAGATGTCACTGCAGCAGCACGTTTATAACTTTCTTCTGATGCAAAACTATCATTAAAATCGAGATCCAAGTCATCGGAGACACTACCGATTCCAGTGCCGCTTTTTCTGTACGGCCGTATGTTGAGAGAGTTCACGCGGTGGGGCAAGTCCCCGATGGACTCGCTTGATCTTCTCTCATAGTtgacttcttctttctttcttacgtcttcctcctctttaAATGGCAACGCAGAGGATAATGATTTTACTCCATAGTTACTTGACACAGTGGAAGAAGGTATGGAGTAGGATGAAATTGTACCCATCGACTGCAAATTCGTGTCATTtcgttttttatttctatcCAATTCGATCTCCATGTTTCTAAGCTCGTTTTCTAATGACATTACTCTATCAGAGAGTTTATTGACATCAATCTCCTTGGATCTTAATTGGATGTTCTTTTCGTTCAATTTAGACTGTGCCTCCTTTAGTTGTTCTCTTAGCATTTCGTTCTCTTTAATCATTTCGattttataattttctGTATTATTCATCTTTTCCAGTAGGCTTTGTCTTTCTTTGGTCCATATCATTTCATCGTTTTGTAGTTTTTGCAATCtgtatttatattcttcaactaacttttcatttttgtctATACTATTAGTTACTACATTTTTTGGCGTTGCTAAAGATTTAGACGTTAACAAAACTCTCGATTTGTTGGTACCGGCTACCATTGATGGTTTTGCTGCCAAGGCTATTGACCCTATTGGGTTCACTTTACTTTTGTTGTCATTTCTCAATGGTGAAGATGCTACCCTCTTTGATGGAAGCACggaactttttttcaaaagaaatttgttTTCCATGGACCCAGTTTGTTTATTCACTTCAATAGTGCTATGGCCACTGCCGCTTGCGATGCTGAAATTTGGTAGCGTTTTGACcgtttcttcaattttcttccttttcaaattatcCAAGTGCTCTAGTGTTTTCGCAAAGGTATTCATGCCAAATATTTTAATTAGAATGGCAAAACTCTCAAATCCGATCGTTCTTATAGCAGGTTGCGTGTCGTTGACGATGTGAACCACAATGGGTACCACTTCATCCTTTAAATATCTTTGTAAAGTTGAGTATCCATCCCTTTGTTCCTTCATGCTTGCATTAAACAATTGCGTACACTCCATTCTGATTTGAGGCGTCTTGTGCTTCATATGCTCCAAAATATCTTTCAGCATATCTTCATTGCGTCCATTGGAGACCAGTGGATCGTAATACTTACAAATGGTTAATAATGCCTTCCTGATAGCCTCTATCACAGAAGGCTTCTTCTCCTTTGTCCTATCTAACAAGGGAGTAAAGACTAATGAAACATAATCCTTGGAAAACCCTGGTGTTTTTAGTTTGTC
Proteins encoded in this window:
- the STU2 gene encoding Stu2p (Microtubule-associated protein (MAP) of the XMAP215/Dis1 family~similar to YLR045C); protein product: MSGEEEVDYTTLPLEERLTYKLWKARLEAYKELNQLFKNSVGDVRRDDNIQMYWRDPTLFAQYITDANVVAQEQAIVALSSLIDAFAPSSLKNSHNVTLISTWTPLLVEKGLTSSRATTKTQSMDCIISLCGLDTSITQSVELVIPFFEKKLPKLIAAAVNCIYELMAAFGLTNVNVQTFLPELLKHVPQLAGHGDRNVRSQTMNLIVEIYKITGNNSDLLEEMLFKKLKPIQVKDLHKLFAKVGDEPPSSKMLFQWEKRELEKKRSQEEEAKKRKSILSNDNGEYRMDRDGDTLMGMETDMPPSKQQSGVQIDTFSMLPEETILDKLPKEFQERITSSKWKDRVEVLEEFWDNVLSQIKKLKSSSQNYSNLLGIYGHIIQKDANIQAVALAAQSVELICDKLKTPGFSKDYVSLVFTPLLDRTKEKKPSVIEAIRKALLTICKYYDPLVSNGRNEDMLKDILEHMKHKTPQIRMECTQLFNASMKEQRDGYSTLQRYLKDEVVPIVVHIVNDTQPAIRTIGFESFAILIKIFGMNTFAKTLEHLDNLKRKKIEETVKTLPNFSIASGSGHSTIEVNKQTGSMENKFLLKKSSVLPSKRVASSPLRNDNKSKVNPIGSIALAAKPSMVAGTNKSRVLLTSKSLATPKNVVTNSIDKNEKLVEEYKYRLQKLQNDEMIWTKERQSLLEKMNNTENYKIEMIKENEMLREQLKEAQSKLNEKNIQLRSKEIDVNKLSDRVMSLENELRNMEIELDRNKKRNDTNLQSMGTISSYSIPSSTVSSNYGVKSLSSALPFKEEEDVRKKEEVNYERRSSESIGDLPHRVNSLNIRPYRKSGTGIGSVSDDLDLDFNDSFASEESYKRAAAVTSTLKARIEKMKAKSRREGTTRT